One genomic region from Armatimonadota bacterium encodes:
- a CDS encoding glycosyltransferase family 2 protein: MRARRPEVLLWVVAGGVVWAALLSYSVRTHDIRWLQVVLLVYSLYGMGMHLLGVVARFRPRSVPSMDRLPFVTVLIPARNEARVIGRSVRSSCSLRYHDAQGRPRFEVIVLDDGSTDGTAEVVRAIQDSLPVVPRVVQVPESEGGRKASVLNVGMRHARGELVAVFDADARVHPEFLLRAVPYLLEPGVVGVQGRRLFYHPVRTLLSRGQEVEFRVFQTLMQRAREHFGACVLLGGNGMVINRRALLALGGWNPLALTEDTDLAIRFWAAGWKVRYCEEAVVWEESVPGWRGLVRQRTRWSEGALMALGDYFFGILLGRTTLFQKLDLVFFLTGTVAIPAAIFASYVYGAALFLRNLLEPLYLLPIGRALAPEATNAAFLLFTGALATAIGTQMGFRPVRVVGALLSYLLMGSHQMLTAPLALLRYVRDTLAGQGEWLKTEHRGAPRAEAV; the protein is encoded by the coding sequence ATGCGGGCCCGGCGGCCGGAGGTCCTGCTCTGGGTGGTGGCGGGGGGAGTCGTGTGGGCGGCCCTCCTCTCATACAGTGTCCGTACCCACGATATCCGGTGGCTGCAGGTGGTGCTTCTTGTCTACTCCCTCTACGGCATGGGCATGCACCTGCTCGGGGTCGTGGCCCGGTTCCGGCCCCGGTCCGTGCCCTCCATGGATCGCCTTCCCTTCGTCACCGTGCTCATCCCCGCCCGCAACGAGGCGAGGGTGATCGGCCGCAGCGTGCGCTCCAGCTGCTCCCTCCGCTACCACGACGCTCAGGGGAGGCCCCGGTTCGAGGTGATCGTGCTGGACGATGGGAGTACGGACGGGACCGCGGAGGTGGTGCGGGCGATCCAGGACTCCCTCCCCGTGGTACCCCGGGTGGTGCAGGTCCCGGAGAGTGAAGGGGGCCGGAAGGCATCGGTACTGAACGTGGGGATGCGGCACGCGCGGGGGGAGCTTGTGGCGGTGTTCGACGCGGATGCTCGCGTGCACCCGGAGTTCCTGCTGCGGGCGGTCCCGTACCTGCTGGAGCCGGGGGTGGTGGGGGTACAGGGTCGGCGGCTCTTCTACCATCCCGTGCGCACGCTCCTGAGCCGGGGACAGGAGGTGGAGTTCCGGGTCTTCCAGACCCTCATGCAGCGGGCCCGGGAGCACTTCGGCGCGTGCGTGCTCCTGGGGGGGAACGGCATGGTCATCAACCGCCGGGCCCTGCTGGCTCTGGGAGGCTGGAACCCCCTTGCCCTCACGGAGGACACGGACCTCGCCATCCGGTTCTGGGCCGCGGGCTGGAAGGTGCGGTACTGCGAGGAGGCGGTGGTGTGGGAGGAGTCCGTGCCCGGTTGGCGGGGCCTCGTCCGCCAGCGCACCCGATGGTCCGAGGGGGCCCTCATGGCCCTGGGCGACTACTTCTTCGGGATCCTCCTGGGACGTACCACCCTCTTCCAGAAGCTGGACTTGGTGTTCTTCCTCACGGGCACCGTGGCGATCCCCGCGGCCATCTTCGCGAGCTACGTCTACGGCGCGGCCCTGTTCCTGCGGAACCTGCTGGAGCCCCTCTACCTTCTACCCATCGGCCGCGCCCTCGCCCCGGAGGCCACCAACGCCGCCTTCCTCCTGTTCACCGGAGCCCTCGCCACCGCCATCGGGACCCAGATGGGCTTCCGCCCGGTGCGGGTGGTGGGGGCCCTGTTGAGCTACCTCCTCATGGGCTCGCACCAGATGCTGACAGCTCCCCTCGCCCTCCTCCGGTACGTCAGGGATACCCTCGCGGGCCAGGGGGAGTGGCTGAAGACGGAGCACCGGGGCGCGCCCCGAGCGGAAGCCGTCTAG
- the mtnA gene encoding S-methyl-5-thioribose-1-phosphate isomerase translates to MSLHSIAWRQDALEVLDQTRLPHEVRVLRLRGWREVVQAIREMRVRGAPAIGAAGAYALALAAREAAEEADAFEARVQQAAEEIRRARPTAVNLHWAVERLLRCLDPRRDPRANAEALLREAHRILEEDLEANRRLSLLGAAHIRPGERILTLCNTGALATAGIGTALGILRAAHASGKGIHVYVCETRPVLQGARLTAWELLQEGIPFHLLPDAAAGWLIARGMVDRVIVGADRIAANGDVANKIGTYTLAVLSRHHGVPFWVAAPRTTVDLATPSGAAIPIESRDPREVTHVGGIPVAPEGTPVLNDAFDVTPAKLITAIVTDAGIALPPYEESLRRLVQTPKPLEV, encoded by the coding sequence ATGTCCCTCCACAGCATCGCCTGGCGCCAGGATGCCCTGGAGGTCCTGGATCAGACCCGTCTCCCCCACGAGGTACGGGTGCTCCGGCTGCGGGGTTGGCGGGAGGTGGTGCAAGCCATCCGGGAGATGCGGGTGCGGGGCGCTCCTGCCATCGGAGCCGCGGGGGCATACGCCCTCGCCCTCGCGGCCCGGGAGGCTGCGGAGGAAGCGGACGCCTTTGAGGCCCGGGTCCAACAAGCGGCGGAGGAGATCCGCAGGGCGAGGCCCACCGCGGTGAACCTGCACTGGGCGGTAGAGCGCCTGCTGCGGTGCCTGGATCCCCGCCGGGATCCGCGGGCCAACGCGGAGGCCTTACTCCGGGAGGCACACCGGATTCTAGAGGAGGATCTGGAGGCGAACCGTCGCCTGAGCCTCCTGGGGGCCGCGCACATCCGACCCGGGGAGCGCATCCTCACGCTCTGCAACACCGGGGCCCTGGCCACGGCGGGGATAGGGACCGCCCTTGGCATCCTCCGGGCGGCCCATGCCTCGGGGAAGGGAATCCATGTGTACGTGTGCGAGACCCGCCCGGTGCTACAGGGAGCTCGGCTCACCGCCTGGGAGCTGCTGCAGGAGGGGATTCCCTTCCACCTCCTCCCGGATGCGGCCGCGGGGTGGCTCATAGCGCGGGGGATGGTGGACCGGGTGATCGTGGGGGCGGACCGGATCGCGGCCAACGGGGACGTGGCGAACAAGATTGGCACCTACACCCTCGCGGTTCTGAGCCGGCATCACGGGGTTCCGTTCTGGGTGGCGGCCCCGCGCACCACCGTGGATCTCGCCACGCCCAGTGGAGCCGCCATCCCCATCGAGTCCAGGGATCCCCGGGAAGTCACCCATGTCGGAGGGATCCCCGTGGCGCCGGAGGGGACGCCTGTGCTCAACGACGCCTTCGACGTAACGCCCGCGAAGCTGATCACCGCCATCGTCACGGACGCGGGGATCGCTCTCCCCCCCTACGAGGAATCCCTGCGGCGCCTGGTCCAGACCCCGAAGCCTCTGGAGGTCTAG
- a CDS encoding cell division protein SepF: MGAMARLMQFLGFDEEPEEEPLLEEEPRRRRTPILSLHTNRQMEIVVLEPKSLEEARGAADCLKHRRPVIVNLRDVEREVAQRIVDFLCGVDYALDGHLQQVGEEIFLFAPSHVVITAPAAQPPRATGPLFPI; this comes from the coding sequence ATGGGAGCCATGGCGCGCCTGATGCAGTTCCTGGGTTTCGACGAGGAGCCGGAGGAGGAACCCCTCCTCGAGGAGGAACCCCGACGCCGCAGGACCCCCATCCTCAGTCTGCACACAAACCGACAGATGGAGATCGTGGTCCTGGAGCCCAAGAGCCTGGAGGAGGCGCGGGGGGCCGCGGACTGCCTCAAGCACCGGCGACCCGTGATCGTGAACCTCCGGGACGTGGAGCGGGAGGTGGCGCAGCGGATCGTGGACTTCCTCTGTGGGGTGGACTACGCCCTGGACGGGCACCTCCAGCAGGTGGGGGAGGAGATCTTCCTGTTCGCGCCCAGCCACGTGGTGATCACGGCTCCCGCGGCCCAACCACCCCGGGCCACGGGTCCCCTCTTCCCCATATAG
- a CDS encoding YggS family pyridoxal phosphate-dependent enzyme translates to MRVEIGPDLVRQRLESVRARLAAACARSGRNPDSVRIVAVTKGFPVEVVVAAVQAGVTDLGENYVQEARAKVQAVPGATWHLVGHLQRNKAREAVRLFPWIHSLDSLPLAEELDRRAVRHGRRPQVLIQVNVAQEAQKHGVPPEEAVGLAQAVLRLHGLQLRGLMTIAPLSPHPEGIRWVFRTLRTLRDDLAHRLGFPLPELSMGMTDDFEVAVEEGATLVRLGRALFGERPEKG, encoded by the coding sequence ATGAGGGTGGAAATCGGACCAGATCTGGTGCGGCAGAGGCTCGAGAGCGTGCGGGCGCGCCTTGCAGCCGCCTGCGCCCGCTCGGGGCGGAACCCGGACTCCGTGCGCATCGTGGCGGTCACCAAGGGGTTTCCTGTGGAGGTGGTGGTGGCCGCGGTGCAGGCGGGCGTAACGGATCTGGGGGAGAACTACGTGCAGGAAGCCCGGGCTAAGGTCCAGGCGGTGCCGGGGGCCACCTGGCACCTGGTGGGTCACCTGCAGCGGAACAAGGCCCGGGAGGCGGTCCGGTTGTTCCCGTGGATCCACTCCCTGGACTCCCTCCCCCTCGCGGAGGAGCTGGATCGCAGGGCTGTGCGACACGGCAGGAGGCCCCAGGTGCTCATCCAGGTGAACGTGGCGCAGGAGGCGCAAAAGCACGGCGTTCCGCCTGAGGAGGCCGTGGGGCTCGCACAAGCCGTGCTGCGGCTACACGGGCTGCAGCTGCGGGGGCTTATGACCATTGCGCCCCTCAGCCCCCATCCGGAGGGGATCCGGTGGGTGTTCCGGACACTGCGGACCTTGCGGGACGACCTCGCGCACCGCCTGGGCTTTCCCCTCCCGGAGCTCTCCATGGGGATGACGGACGACTTCGAGGTGGCGGTGGAGGAGGGCGCTACCCTGGTGCGCCTGGGCCGGGCCCTCTTCGGGGAGCGGCCGGAGAAGGGATAG
- the pgeF gene encoding peptidoglycan editing factor PgeF codes for MPFGGDFEPVEVEGLWCLRSRLLQEATSVRHAFTTRRARAGFPDPLADPAFRARLLAALGFDPHRTVALAQRHTARVVVAEEQDAGRYLGVADGVVTATPGLVLSVRTSDCLPVLLADPGAGVVAAVHAGWRGLAGGILQRAVKTMVARGARADRLTGAVGPCVGPCCYEVDAPVVAALEPWVEGAMEPTRPGHWKLDLREVARAQLRDAGVSWERVSLCPACTACHAEWFFSYRRDRRVGRMEGLISLGP; via the coding sequence ATGCCCTTCGGAGGGGACTTCGAGCCCGTAGAGGTAGAGGGGCTGTGGTGCCTGCGGAGCAGGCTGCTCCAGGAGGCGACCTCCGTCCGACATGCCTTCACCACCCGTCGGGCCCGCGCCGGATTCCCTGATCCCCTTGCGGATCCCGCCTTCCGGGCTCGCCTCCTGGCGGCTTTGGGTTTCGATCCACACCGGACCGTGGCACTCGCCCAGCGGCACACCGCCCGGGTGGTGGTGGCGGAGGAGCAGGATGCGGGCAGGTATCTGGGCGTGGCGGACGGCGTGGTGACCGCCACGCCTGGCCTGGTGCTGAGCGTACGGACCAGCGACTGCCTCCCCGTGCTCCTCGCGGACCCGGGGGCGGGGGTGGTGGCGGCCGTGCACGCGGGATGGCGGGGGCTGGCGGGAGGGATCCTGCAGCGCGCGGTGAAGACCATGGTGGCCCGGGGCGCCCGGGCCGACCGCCTTACGGGGGCGGTGGGTCCTTGCGTGGGCCCGTGCTGCTATGAGGTGGACGCGCCCGTGGTGGCGGCCCTGGAGCCCTGGGTGGAGGGAGCCATGGAGCCCACCCGCCCCGGCCACTGGAAACTGGACCTGCGGGAGGTGGCCCGCGCCCAGCTCCGGGATGCCGGAGTATCCTGGGAACGGGTGAGCCTGTGTCCCGCCTGCACCGCATGTCACGCGGAGTGGTTCTTCTCGTACCGTCGGGACAGGCGGGTGGGTCGCATGGAGGGTCTCATCTCCCTGGGACCATGA
- a CDS encoding ferredoxin family protein, with the protein MAYVIAEPCIGTKDRSCVEVCPVDCIHPRAEEDQGEIMLYINPDECIDCGACEPVCPVQAIFAEADVPEQWKEYVEMNADYYRLSREEFAEKWGREP; encoded by the coding sequence ATGGCGTACGTGATCGCGGAACCCTGTATCGGAACCAAGGACCGGTCCTGCGTGGAGGTGTGCCCGGTGGACTGCATCCACCCACGGGCGGAGGAGGACCAGGGCGAGATCATGCTCTACATCAACCCTGACGAGTGCATCGACTGCGGTGCCTGCGAGCCCGTCTGCCCCGTGCAGGCCATTTTTGCGGAGGCGGACGTGCCCGAGCAGTGGAAGGAGTACGTGGAGATGAACGCGGACTACTACCGGCTGAGCCGGGAGGAGTTCGCGGAGAAGTGGGGCCGGGAGCCCTAA
- a CDS encoding helix-turn-helix domain-containing protein, with product MVGTADPAESRERARAFGNYIRSLRQNFYGRGKGKSLRQLSEETGIPLSVLSRGERGLQDLRKPWYIERLAPALGVRPSVMKRVAALVTPMDVVELRSTRPEPASPVLWARLQANLEKLRAAPADVVEALLLYVEFLVDRFQRGERKAV from the coding sequence ATGGTAGGAACAGCTGATCCGGCGGAGTCCAGGGAGCGCGCACGGGCGTTCGGCAACTACATCCGGTCCCTGCGGCAGAACTTCTACGGCCGGGGCAAGGGGAAGAGTCTGCGACAGCTCAGCGAGGAGACCGGGATCCCCCTCAGCGTGCTCTCCCGGGGGGAGCGGGGCCTGCAGGATCTCCGCAAACCCTGGTACATCGAGCGGCTGGCCCCTGCCCTGGGGGTTCGGCCCTCCGTGATGAAGCGGGTGGCGGCCCTGGTGACCCCCATGGACGTGGTGGAACTGCGCAGCACCCGGCCCGAGCCCGCGAGTCCGGTCCTGTGGGCCCGGCTCCAGGCCAACCTCGAGAAGCTGCGGGCGGCCCCCGCGGACGTGGTGGAGGCCCTGCTCCTGTACGTGGAGTTCCTGGTGGATCGCTTCCAGCGTGGCGAGCGCAAGGCAGTTTAG
- the mutY gene encoding A/G-specific adenine glycosylase, which produces MEPTFTRALLRWYARAARSLPWRETRDPYAIWVAEVLLQQTRVEIAIPYYHRFLAAFPTVEALAAAEEEEILRIWAGVGYYARARGLHRAARRIVQQGGFPATMEGWRALPGVGPYTAAAVASIAFGQDVLALDSNGLRVGARLLAVRDPLSDPRARSSIRSALEALLPQGRAGEFNQALMDLGATVCTLRAPRCGVCPVRRWCRAAAQGIQDRIPVRRANSPKPHRHFVAVLVRDAEGRVLLVRQPPRGLWGGLWILPQVEARTWRQARPRLERVLGVRLRRRNRKVFATLRHAFTHFLATFQVVEVSPGSLPAVGRFTSPHTPEIPVPAPTRRILERLQT; this is translated from the coding sequence GTGGAGCCCACCTTTACGCGTGCATTGCTCCGGTGGTATGCCCGCGCCGCGCGCTCGCTCCCCTGGCGGGAGACCCGGGACCCCTATGCCATCTGGGTGGCGGAGGTCCTCCTGCAGCAGACCCGGGTGGAGATCGCCATCCCTTACTATCACCGCTTCCTAGCCGCCTTTCCCACGGTGGAGGCCCTGGCCGCGGCGGAGGAGGAAGAGATCCTGCGGATTTGGGCTGGGGTCGGGTACTATGCCCGGGCTCGGGGGCTCCACCGGGCCGCGCGTCGAATCGTGCAGCAGGGCGGTTTCCCCGCCACTATGGAGGGATGGCGCGCCCTGCCCGGGGTCGGTCCCTACACCGCGGCCGCGGTTGCTAGCATCGCCTTCGGCCAGGACGTGCTGGCTCTAGACAGCAACGGGTTACGGGTAGGGGCGAGGCTCCTGGCCGTCCGCGATCCGCTCTCGGATCCCCGGGCTCGCTCGAGCATCCGCTCGGCCCTGGAGGCCCTGCTCCCCCAGGGCCGAGCCGGGGAGTTCAACCAGGCCCTTATGGACCTGGGTGCCACGGTGTGCACCCTACGAGCTCCCCGGTGCGGGGTGTGCCCGGTGCGGAGGTGGTGCCGGGCCGCGGCTCAGGGAATCCAGGACCGCATTCCCGTACGTCGGGCAAACTCTCCCAAGCCCCACCGCCACTTCGTGGCCGTCCTCGTGCGGGACGCGGAGGGTCGAGTGCTGTTGGTGCGTCAACCCCCGAGGGGACTGTGGGGTGGGCTGTGGATTCTCCCCCAGGTGGAGGCCCGGACCTGGAGGCAGGCCCGGCCCCGACTCGAACGTGTCCTAGGCGTCCGCCTACGACGCCGAAACCGTAAGGTCTTCGCGACCCTGCGGCACGCCTTCACCCACTTCCTGGCCACTTTCCAGGTGGTGGAAGTCTCCCCCGGTTCCCTGCCCGCGGTAGGTCGCTTCACCTCCCCCCATACCCCGGAGATCCCGGTGCCCGCACCGACCCGGCGGATTCTCGAACGGCTCCAGACCTAG
- a CDS encoding adenosylcobalamin-dependent ribonucleoside-diphosphate reductase: MTTVMEPRTLSEETLRWFAGDELRARVFLDKYALRDADGNILERTPPEMWDRVAREIAQVEPTEALRREWEEKFRWLLEDFRMVPGGRILFAAGNPRRATASNCYVIPIKGDSLEDIFEWCKEAARTYSLGGGVGGDISVLRPRGSPVNNAAITSTGAVSFMELMSTTTGTIGQAGRRGALMITIANDHPDVVEFCSIKRNLDRVRYANISVRVYDDFMRAVESDGEYVLRFANEKARVERRVRARDLWKELVEGAWGWAEPGVIFWDTVKRYSTSEYGGMEVLTTNPCSEIPLEAYGSCNLANVNLARFVLDPFMDRARVDLQALLRAVRYTVRFLDDVLDYNMDRHPLPQQREASRRARRIGVGFTGLGDMLAQLRLRYDTEEAIAFVDGLFHRIKNAAYEASAELARERGPFPAFDPQQHFYRDGAPHPFLRGLDPEVLQKCRTWGLRNVALLTVPPVGSGAALSGVTSGIEPIYDLFYLRRSESLSQREFKVYHPLVKQYMDEFGCDEAHLPEYFVTAHRIAPEMRVRMQATIQKHIDHSISSTVNLPREATVEDVERIYFLAWKLGCKGITVYREGSREDILRSLREEKPQEGETRSSTPRAPETPDAGRRAVAVRVRPKVTQGRTERIETPRGRVYVTVNEDELGVCEVFVESLDVEAEAIGRLSSLALRAGVDAREVIEQLWRVQSKEAVIDRSSDGTPVRVSTIAQAVALALGRTLYGEGFRPDREFPRAAVLPEPVPRARQERLRFAPAQPLPPSGAANGAVPVEFAGICPDCGENLIYENGCAVCRACGYSKC, encoded by the coding sequence ATGACCACCGTTATGGAACCCAGGACCCTCTCCGAGGAAACCCTCCGGTGGTTTGCGGGGGATGAGCTACGCGCCCGGGTGTTCCTGGACAAGTACGCCCTCCGGGATGCGGACGGCAACATCCTGGAGCGCACCCCGCCGGAGATGTGGGATCGGGTGGCCCGGGAGATTGCCCAAGTGGAGCCTACGGAGGCCCTGCGCCGCGAGTGGGAGGAGAAGTTCCGGTGGTTGCTGGAGGACTTCCGGATGGTGCCCGGAGGCCGCATCCTCTTCGCCGCCGGGAATCCCCGTCGGGCCACCGCCAGCAACTGCTACGTCATTCCCATCAAGGGGGACTCCCTGGAGGACATCTTTGAGTGGTGCAAGGAAGCGGCCCGAACCTATTCGCTGGGCGGCGGGGTGGGGGGAGACATCAGCGTGCTGCGGCCCCGCGGGAGTCCCGTGAACAATGCGGCCATCACCAGTACGGGTGCGGTGAGCTTCATGGAGCTCATGTCCACCACCACAGGCACCATCGGACAGGCCGGTCGGCGGGGCGCCCTCATGATCACCATCGCCAACGACCACCCGGATGTGGTGGAGTTCTGCTCTATCAAGCGCAACCTCGACCGGGTGCGCTACGCCAACATCAGCGTCCGGGTCTACGACGACTTCATGCGGGCCGTGGAGAGCGATGGGGAGTACGTGCTGCGCTTTGCGAACGAGAAGGCCCGCGTGGAGCGTCGGGTTCGCGCCCGGGACCTGTGGAAGGAGCTCGTGGAGGGAGCCTGGGGATGGGCGGAGCCCGGTGTCATCTTCTGGGACACCGTGAAGCGGTACTCCACCAGCGAGTACGGGGGCATGGAGGTTCTCACCACCAATCCCTGCAGCGAGATTCCCCTGGAGGCATACGGATCCTGCAACCTCGCCAACGTGAACCTGGCACGGTTCGTCCTGGATCCCTTCATGGATCGGGCCCGGGTGGACCTGCAGGCCCTGCTGCGGGCGGTCCGCTACACGGTGCGGTTTCTCGATGACGTCCTGGACTACAACATGGACCGGCATCCTCTCCCGCAGCAGCGGGAGGCAAGTCGCCGGGCCCGACGGATCGGGGTAGGGTTCACGGGGCTGGGGGATATGCTGGCGCAGCTGCGGCTGCGGTACGACACGGAGGAGGCCATCGCCTTCGTGGACGGGCTCTTCCACCGCATCAAGAACGCGGCCTACGAGGCCTCCGCGGAGCTCGCCCGGGAAAGAGGGCCCTTCCCCGCCTTCGATCCGCAGCAGCATTTCTACCGGGACGGAGCACCGCACCCCTTCCTGAGGGGGCTGGATCCGGAGGTGCTCCAGAAGTGCCGCACCTGGGGACTGCGGAACGTGGCCCTGCTCACGGTCCCGCCCGTGGGCAGCGGCGCGGCATTGAGCGGGGTCACGAGCGGGATCGAGCCCATCTACGATCTCTTCTACCTGCGCCGCAGCGAGTCCCTCAGCCAGCGGGAGTTTAAGGTGTACCACCCGCTTGTCAAGCAGTACATGGATGAGTTCGGCTGCGACGAGGCTCACCTGCCGGAGTACTTCGTGACAGCCCACCGCATCGCTCCGGAGATGCGGGTGCGCATGCAGGCCACCATCCAGAAGCACATCGACCACAGCATCAGCTCCACGGTGAACCTGCCACGCGAGGCCACGGTGGAGGACGTGGAGCGGATCTACTTCCTCGCCTGGAAGCTGGGCTGCAAGGGCATCACCGTGTACCGGGAGGGGAGCCGGGAGGACATCCTCCGCAGTCTGAGGGAGGAGAAGCCGCAGGAGGGGGAGACCCGATCGAGCACCCCGCGGGCCCCGGAGACCCCGGATGCTGGACGCAGGGCCGTGGCAGTGCGGGTGCGCCCCAAGGTCACCCAGGGACGCACGGAGCGCATCGAGACCCCCCGGGGCCGGGTGTACGTGACGGTGAACGAGGACGAGCTGGGGGTGTGCGAGGTGTTCGTGGAATCCCTGGACGTGGAGGCAGAGGCCATCGGGCGGCTCAGCTCCCTCGCCCTACGGGCTGGGGTGGACGCCCGGGAGGTCATCGAGCAGTTGTGGCGGGTGCAGTCCAAGGAAGCGGTGATCGACCGCAGCAGCGACGGCACGCCCGTGCGGGTCAGTACCATCGCCCAGGCGGTGGCCCTGGCCCTCGGCCGGACCCTGTACGGGGAGGGCTTTCGACCCGACCGGGAGTTCCCGCGCGCGGCAGTTCTCCCCGAGCCGGTGCCGCGCGCCCGCCAGGAGCGGCTGCGCTTTGCTCCCGCGCAGCCGCTCCCTCCCTCGGGAGCGGCGAACGGGGCTGTGCCCGTGGAGTTCGCGGGCATCTGCCCGGACTGTGGGGAGAATTTGATCTACGAGAATGGGTGCGCGGTGTGCCGGGCGTGTGGGTACTCCAAGTGCTAG
- the nrdR gene encoding transcriptional regulator NrdR, translating to MRCPYCGYGDSRVLDSRPVEEGNTIRRRRECPRCERRFTTYERVEAVPLMVVKRDGRREYFDRSKILTGLLKARGKRPIPIEALEALVADVERVVRHRGEAEVPSSLIGELVMERLRFLDEVAYVRFASEYRRFSDADSIVEEVARLRAQKAREELLRRQIPLLPVPENQSNGRY from the coding sequence ATGCGGTGTCCGTACTGCGGGTATGGGGACAGCCGGGTGTTGGATAGCCGTCCGGTGGAGGAGGGGAATACTATCCGACGGCGGCGGGAGTGTCCCCGGTGTGAGCGGCGGTTCACCACCTACGAGCGGGTGGAGGCGGTCCCCCTCATGGTGGTGAAGCGGGACGGCCGGCGGGAGTACTTTGATCGCTCGAAGATCCTCACGGGGTTGCTCAAGGCCAGGGGGAAGCGTCCCATTCCCATCGAGGCCCTGGAGGCCCTGGTGGCGGATGTGGAGCGGGTGGTGCGCCATCGGGGCGAGGCGGAGGTTCCCAGCAGTCTCATCGGGGAGCTGGTGATGGAGCGGCTACGGTTCCTGGATGAGGTGGCCTACGTGCGGTTTGCCTCCGAGTACCGGCGGTTTTCGGACGCGGACAGCATCGTGGAGGAGGTGGCCCGGCTGCGGGCCCAGAAGGCCCGGGAGGAACTGCTGCGGCGCCAGATTCCCCTTCTGCCCGTCCCGGAGAACCAGAGCAACGGGCGGTATTGA
- a CDS encoding site-2 protease family protein, with protein MIPSADDLALLVHRHFPVRETWVQDGLPVFAVLPTHDLEERFEALREALRSQGQMPLLRRRDGTVLLTVVPKPHPPLARLWLHAALFLATVATTFATGYIGSLRFAEVLQRVPDAVLRAGYAPEPLRDGFVFSAALLGILLVHELGHKLAARIHGIDASWPYFIPFPPVILGQVSIGTMGAVIVTREPAPSRNALFDLGASGPLAGLLVAIPLLLLGLDRTVLLDLRRILPHLGGLPAFPFPWSVTRLLEWRFGAGAEVVYYTDPLTDAAVIGLFVTGINLLPASMLDGGHAVRALLGPRWHRVASYAAVVLLLLLGLIPMAILLLFLTTRGHPGPANDVSPPSGSRIAVGMLLLVVFLLALPLDYFLLPLRLLQ; from the coding sequence ATGATCCCCTCGGCGGACGATCTCGCCCTCCTCGTACACCGTCACTTCCCGGTACGGGAGACGTGGGTGCAGGACGGCCTCCCCGTGTTTGCGGTGTTGCCCACCCACGATCTGGAGGAGCGGTTCGAGGCCCTGCGGGAGGCACTCCGGTCGCAGGGACAGATGCCGTTGCTGCGCCGCCGGGACGGGACCGTGCTCCTCACCGTGGTACCCAAGCCGCATCCTCCGCTCGCCCGCCTGTGGCTGCACGCAGCGCTCTTCCTGGCCACGGTGGCCACCACCTTCGCCACGGGCTACATCGGATCCCTCCGGTTCGCGGAGGTGCTGCAGCGGGTGCCGGACGCCGTCCTGCGGGCGGGGTACGCCCCGGAGCCTCTCCGGGACGGGTTCGTGTTCAGCGCCGCGCTGCTGGGGATCCTCCTGGTACACGAGCTGGGGCACAAGCTGGCGGCCCGCATCCACGGGATTGACGCCAGCTGGCCCTACTTCATCCCCTTTCCGCCCGTGATCCTGGGACAGGTGTCCATCGGGACCATGGGGGCGGTGATCGTCACCCGGGAGCCTGCTCCCAGCCGCAATGCCCTGTTCGACCTCGGAGCGAGCGGACCTCTCGCGGGCCTGCTGGTCGCCATTCCCCTCCTCCTGCTGGGCCTGGACCGCACGGTGCTGCTGGACCTGCGGCGGATCCTCCCCCACCTGGGGGGTCTGCCGGCCTTTCCCTTCCCCTGGTCCGTGACGCGCCTGCTGGAGTGGCGGTTCGGCGCGGGTGCGGAAGTGGTGTACTACACGGATCCGCTCACGGATGCCGCGGTCATCGGGCTCTTCGTCACCGGCATCAACCTGCTTCCGGCCAGCATGCTGGACGGCGGGCACGCGGTGCGGGCTCTGCTGGGCCCCCGGTGGCACCGGGTGGCCTCCTACGCCGCGGTGGTGCTGTTGCTCCTGCTGGGCCTCATTCCCATGGCCATCCTGCTCCTGTTCCTCACCACCCGCGGACACCCAGGACCCGCCAACGACGTCTCCCCCCCCTCCGGCTCCCGGATCGCGGTAGGGATGCTGCTCCTGGTGGTCTTCCTCCTGGCCCTCCCCCTCGACTACTTCCTCCTCCCCCTCCGCCTCCTCCAGTAA